CGTTGCCATTTCGGTCGGCGCGCAGTATACCAAAGCGCACGCATCAGCGTCTTTTGATGGGACGGCCTTTTGATCGGAGCACGATGCGATGAGTACACAGGGCATTCGTCACGAATCGACCTGCCGCGGGCTGGCCGGTTCGTCGATCAATCGTCGCGCGTTTCTTCATACCACGGTCGCCGCGGGCGGGGCGGGCGTGGCACTGCCGCAATTGCTCGCCGCGCGCGCTTCGGCGCGCCAGGCCGGGCGACCGGCGCGCGACACGGCCGTGATCCAGATCTGGCTGGGCGGCGGACCGTCGCAGTTCGAAACCTACGACCCCAAGCCGGACGCCCCGGTTGAATATCGAGGTTCATTCGGTCCGATTGCGACGCGGCTCTCGGGCGTGCAGATTTGCGAAGTCTTGCCGCGTCACGCCCAAATCCTGGACCGCGTGGCGATCCTGCGCAGCGTCTATCACAACAGCGGCGATCACGACGCCGGCATGTACTTTTGCGTAACCGGCAAAGCAACCAAGTTTCAGCCGTCGACCGGGTCGATCACCGCACGTGTCCGCGGCGCGAACACCCCGGGCTTGCCGGCCTACGTCCACCTGGGCTTTCAGCCGGTGACGAACCTGGTGTTCGTGCCGAACTTTCGCTCGGGATATCTAGGCGGCGGGTACGATCCGTTTTACCTGACCGATGACCCGGCCGACCGCAAATTCCAGGTACCCAACTTGCAACTGGCCGATGGCATGACGATCGACCGGCTCGGCGATCGCCGTTCGCTGCTTGCGCATTTCGACCGGCTGCGCCGCCAAAGCGATCGATCGGGGGCCATGCAAGCGCTCGATCAATTCGACCGCGCGGCGTACGAAATGGTGACCGGGGCGGCAGCCCGCGAGGCGTTTGATTTGTCGCGCGAAGATACCGCGACGCGCGAGCGATACGGCCTGCACCGTTGGGGACAGAGTTGCTTGCTCGCCCGGCGACTGGTCGAGGCGGGCGTGACGTTCGTCACCGTGAACTTCGATCCCCATTCGTTCAGCTACGATCAGCACGTGAACATCCGGAAAGGAATGCAGAGCGCCGGGCCGCGCATGGATTCGGCCATCTCCTCGCTGGTCGAAGACGTGTACCAGCGCGGGCTCGATCGCCAGGTGCTCGTCGTCGTGTGGGGCGAGTTCGGCCGCACGCCGATGGTCAACGCTTCGGCCGGCCGCGATCACTGGGGACAAGTGATGAGCGTGCTCGTTTCCGGTGGTGGCTTGCGCATGGGGCAGGTCATCGGTTCGTCAAACGACAAGGGGGAAGTGCCGAAGGACCGCCCCATCACGCCGTACGACGTCGTGGCCACGATGTACCGGCATCTCGGCATCGACCCGGCGACGACGTTCGCCGATCTTTCCGGGCGGCCGCAGGCGCTGTTGAACGAAGGGACGGTGATCGAGGAGTTGGTGTAGAGCGATGGCACGAGTGGCATGCTTTTCGCCGTCGGCGATAAGCACGCCGCAACTTGCACCTGCGCGAGCAGCTACTTCTGCATCTGCTGCCGGGCCGCGCGTGCGTCGCACTTCGGCACTGGTGGACGAGCCACCAGTGGCACCCGATTCGGGTCGGCGCGGAGCATGCTTATTCGCCTGTGGCGAAAAAGCATGGCACGAATGCATCACTTTGCGGGCGGCTTGCTCTTCGCTTTCTCGTCCAACCGCGGCGTCAGCACCACCGAGACCTTGGTCCCCAGCGGCGGGATGGCATCGGTCAGGGCCTCGAACAGCAATGCTTCGTTCGACTGGCTGCTCTCGACCGGCAGGTCGAGCATGGCGCTATTGAAATTCGAGATGCAGATGAAGTCGCCGTCCTCGGCCTTGTAGAACTCTTCGCCGCTGGTGTCGTCTTTCCAAAAGCCGCTGCCGCCGAACACCCAATAGTCGGTCATCGCGCGGCCGGTTTTTACGTTGCGAATCCAGTCCTGGGCGTTGGCCTGGCGACGCTTCCCTTGCTCGTCGGTCCAGTACACCGTCACGTCGACGCGCGGCCCATGCGCCGGCTGGTACTTTGGCACGAATTGCGCCGCGGCGCCCGGCATGGCACCCAACCTGATGAGCGCCGCGTGTACGACGTGGGCCTTGGTGGGCACCGCCACGATCGATTCGTGCTCTTTCGTTCCCTTGAGGCACGCGAACATCTCCATCTGCCCTTCGCGCTGACACACCTCGCCCACGACGATCACCCGCTTGTTCTTCAGGTCGAGCCAGACCTTGCCGTCGGGCATGAGCCGCCTGGTGCCGGGCGGATCCTTGGTGTCGTCACGATCCGCCTGGGGGTCAAGATTCGACGCGGCGCTGGACGCCGACGCGGTGGACTCTTTTTTTTGCGCCGCGGCCGGCGCGGCGTGCAAGAAAACGACCGCCGCCACCGCAGTAATCGCCAGCATTCCTCGCTGCATGGAACGGCTCATAAATCCTCGGGCCAATGAACGGTGGTTTTCGCGAAAATCTCCCCGCACGACGGGTTTAAATCTCGCTTCACACTGTTAAGATACTGCCGTGCTGGCAGGGCGTCCAATTGGTTCGTCGCATGCGCGGCGAAAGAACCAGCGCGGTTTGCGCAGACGCGCTGCACCCGTCCCAGAAAGACGATTGCTCACTGCCGGGCCGCGCCCGTGGCGGCCGGGTGAGGGATCGAAGGAAGTAAGGATTTAGCCACTGATGGCAACCATGCCCAGCCGCGGCGCCGCCTCTCGCAGCGTTCTACCGCTCCGCAGTCGCGATCCCCATGTTCGCGACGTGATCGGCAGCCACGCCGCCTCCTTGGATTCGACCGCGGGAGACGCCATCATGGGCGATGCCATCTGGCATCGTTCGACGCCGGGGCACATCGTCCGCGCCGAAAGTTGGGGCACCGACAGCAAAGGCTGGAATGAATGGCGCGCCTACCTGGCTCGTCGCGCGGCCAAGGTCAGCATCGCGACGCTATTCCCGGGCAAAGGACCGTCTCTGGCCTGGGGCATGCCTGCTTGTACAGCGACGACGCTCTCCGCGCGGCTACCGTCGACGCGCGATCTCGTGGTCGCGTTGGATCGAGTGGAGCGTGGTAAATCGTGGCCGCTCAGTGGATCACCGCTCGAGCTGGCGCTCGCCTGGATGGCCGATGCGGCGCGACGCCAGGCGCCGCTCTTCGGTCTCGAGGGCCTGGCCTGGGCTCGGGCGCTGCCGGCCCTGGCTGCCGAGCTTCCGGGCGACGCCTGGTGGCAATTGCTCGATTCTCTGCTCCGCGTCGCTGATACGGCCGACGCCTTGCAGGACGGGCTCGCGCGGCAATGGCTGGGCGCCGAGCTTCCGTTTTCGCTCGCGTACGTCCTGCCCGAATTGAAGCCGGCCCGCAAGCTGGCGCGGCGCGGCGGTCAGGAGCTGGCAACCGCGCTGCGGACACTCGTGGCGGCGGATGGGATGCCATCGGCCAAACAGTTGGACCTGGTGCCGGCGCTCTTGGCCACATGGGCTCGTTCGCGCGAGCTGTCGTGCCACTTGAAAAAAGCCGGCTGGAACGCTGAGGCCGAAGAACGATACACGCATTTCGTCCGCCAGATGCTCCGTCTGGCACGGCGTGATGGAACAATGCCCTTTGCGACGGCGCCGGCCGATCGTACGCGCCGCGATCTTCTGGCCGCCGCATGCGCAGGGCTTGACCGATCGGAGCGTGCATTGGCCACGGCCCTCATCGGCGATCGTGACCTGCCGCGAAACCTGCCGGACAAATCATTGCCCGCCCCGGCCGCCAACAACGAAACGGCCGGCGTCACGGTGTTGCGTCCCAACTGGTCGCGCGGGCGCGAACGGGTCGTGCTCGCGCGGTCAGGGGCTACGACGCGCATGGAGCTGAGCAGCGGCCGCGACGTACTATGGTCGGGAACGTGGACGTGCGAGGTCCGCCGCAATGGCGAGTTGCTCGTCCCGGAAACGGATGCCGAATGGGACGAAGTCTGCTGGACCAGCACCGACGATGCCGATTACCTCGAATTGGAAATCGCGCTGCCGCAGGGCATTCGCGTGCAGCGACAGATCGTGCTGGCGCGCGAGGATCGGTTTCTGTTCCTGGCCGATGCGGTGTTGGGTACGGAACCGGCGGCGCTCGAATACCGCGGCGCGTTTCCGCTGGGAGCGGACATCAGCTTCGATCCCTCGACCGAAACGCGCGAAGGATATCTCGTCGGCGGCAAGCCGCGCGGGCTTGTCTTTCCGTTGGCGTTGCGTGAATGGCGGGCCGAGCCGAGCGCTGGCGCCTTGGAATCTCCCACCGAGCAATCGCTCGAGCTGCGCGCCGCCCGACAGGAAGCGCGCTGCCTGTATGCTCCCTTGTTTATCGATCTGCACCCGCGGCGGATGTTCCGCCCGGCCACCTGGCGGCAGTTGACCGTGGCCGAAAACCGGCAGACGCTGTCGCCCGACCTGGCGGTGGGCTACCGCGTACAGGTGCGCAACGAGCATTGGTTCGTTTACCGATCGCTGGGCCCGCGAGGGAATCGCACGCTGTTGGGACACAACCTGGTCTCGGAATTCCTGGTGGCGCGGTTCAAGACCGACGGCGAGATCGAACCGCTGGTGGAAATCGAGTAGTCCCCGCCGCGCCCCTCCGACCGCAGTCGGAATTGCCGCGGATCATCCGCGCGCGAGCGCGTGCATGGTTGCCGCTGTCGCTTGTTGGTAACCTTGTTCGACGGCGTTGCGCTGCTCGCAGCGCACTGGCTTGCCGTGGCGAACCTCTTCCCTTGATCGATGTCCGACGCTCGCCGCATTGCCGACAATCTGGCCCACGTCCGCGAGCGGATCGCGGCGGCCGCGGCGCGCGCTGGCCGAACGGCCGAAGGTATCACGCTCGTCGCGGTTACGAAATATGCCGAGGAAGCGTCGATCGAAACTCTCATCGATGCCGGCTGCCACGATTTGGGAGAGAGCCGGCCGCAGCAACTCTGGCAGCGAGCTGAACGATTCGCCCATCGCGGTATCCGCTGGCACATGATCGGCCATGTGCAGCGCAATAAGGTGGCGCGCACGTTGCCGCTCGTGTCACTCCTTCATTCCTGCGACAGCCTGCGGCTGGCCGAATCGATCGAGCACACGGCCGCCGAGCAAAAGATCGAATGCGTGCCGGTGCTGGTCGAAGTCAACATCTCGGCCGATCCGGCCAAGCACGGTTTCGCTGCCGGCGAAATGGCTGCCTCGCTCCACCGCTTCGGAGAATTCCAGCGCGTGCAAGTACGCGGACTGATGGCGATGGCCGGTCGCGCCGATGATGCCGTCGCCGCGCGAGATGATTTCCGCCGGCTGCGACAGCTCCGCGACGACTTGCGCGCGGCGGCGCCGGTCAACGTGTCGCTCGATGAACTATCGATGGGCATGAGCGGCGATTACGAAGTGGCGATCGAAGAGGGGGCCACGATCGTCCGCGTCGGCTCGGCGTTGTTTGAATGAAGGAAGGGAACGATGATCGCTCTGAAATCGCACGCCGATGGCGTCGTGTTGCCGGTGCGAGCCCAGCCCGGCGCCAGACGCAATTGCATCACCGGCGAACACGACGGCCATCTGAAGGTCAGCGTCACCGCCGCGCCGGACAAGGGCAAAGCCAACCAGGCGATCATCGACGTGCTCTGCGAGCATTTGTCGCTCGCCCGCAGCCAGGTGGAACTGCTCTCGGGAGCCACGTCGCGGATCAAACAGTTTCTGGTGCGCGGGGTGTCGATCGAGGAACTCGGGCGGCGGCTCATCCAGGATTAGGGACGTCCAGCACACGAAATGATCCTCGGTGGACGGGGGAGGGTCGCCCCGGGGGACGGAAAAAGTGGCCGATGCGGCCAGAAACCGGCCTGCGTGGTGACTATGCTTGATGGGTTCGCTGCTTGGCCGGCGCCAAGTAGATTCGCCCATCCTTGATGTTCACCGATGATCGAGACTCGCACCTACGAGGGAGACGCCGCGACGATTGCCCAGTTCGCCGCGCGCATCTGGCAGGGGACCTATGCCGGCAAGATGATGCTGCCGCTGTGGGATGCCCGCTATTTCGATTGGCAGTTGCTCGCCCAGCGGCCGGGCGGACGCGACTTTCTGGTCGCCGCGTACGACGGCACGAAACTGATCGGCAGCTTGCTGGGCGAGAAATTTCGCTTCCGTCTGCACGGCCAGGATTTCGACGCCACGATGGGAAGTTGGCTCACCGTTGATCCGGACTATCGCCGGCAGGGAATCGGCATCAAGCTCTTCGAAGAGCAGCGCCGACGACATTTGGAACACGACGCGAAGTTCCATCTCGGTTACGGCTACACCGGCGCTCGCATGAGCATGGGCCCGAAATTCTGGAAGAGCTTTCCGGACAACACGGTGCTGCTGGGGCACGTGGGCTTCTGGGCGCGGATGTTCGATCCGCCGCTGGTCTCGCAGTGGGACCTGACGCTGCGCGATCGCATCGGATCGCGCATCCTGGGAGCGTTCCAAAGCCGGCATCCGAAGCCCAGGCGGCAAGGTGTCTATCGACGCTATCGGCCCGAGGATTTGGATGACTGCCTGAAGCTGGCTCACGGTCTGCTCGATCGAGTCGACCTGGGTTACGTCTGGAGCCGCGAGCGGCTGGCGCATCAGCTCGCGGGAAGCGACATGCCGCGCACGCTGGTGGCCGAAAAGGACGGGCGCGTCGCCGGTTTCGTGAACTGGTATCTGCTCGATTTCCTCGGCCGCTACCCGCTGCCCGGCGCCATGGTCGACCTGATGGCTTTCGGTTCGATGACTTTATCGGAGAGCAAGGACCTGCTGCGGGCCGCCTTGGATCAAATCGTCGGCGAAGGTGCCAAGTTCGCACTGGCGTTGCGGCTGCCCTGTTACCCGTTCATGCCGCTGGCCCAGACCGGCTGGATCACGATGCCGCGTGATTTCAGCTTGATATGCGTAAGAATGGACAGGTCGTTTCCGCTCGACGGAGCGCGCCGGCTGCACGTGCATTGGCGATAGGCGTGAGGCAATCCGGCAGTGAGGATACAGCGTATTTTTTAAGAGTATCTCTTGTGTTCCACCTCGGTTAGCATCGGCTTAATACGATTTTCGCTCGTCGGATTACCAGGATGCTAAAGGGCCTTTCGGGGCGCCCCGATGCGATACGTCATCACCCCAGCACTGACCGGCGAGCTGCTGCACGACTGGCTGGTCGTCAGCGAACGATACGACGATCCGTACGTCGATCCGCGGATGATCGCGGCCGTGCAAGAGAGCATGGCGAATCAGGCCCGGTTCTCGAACGTGATCGTCTACGACGAAGACGATCATCCGGCGGCCATCTCCTGCTTCTTCGCCGAGCGCGCGGACACCCTCTTATTAGCGCCGCCGCGCGTGCGCCGCGTGGCCCAGGCCATACGTCGTCTGCGCCAGAAGTTCTTTCGCTTCCCGATGCTTTTTTGTGGCCTGCCCGCCTCGGCCGGTTGGAACCAATTGCGCTTTCGGCATGGTACGGACGTGCCCGCGGCATTGCAGGCGATTCATCGCGCTCAGGAAGAACTGCGTCGCCCGGCGCGCGCCTGGGCTACGGTTTTGATGGAATTCGACGACACCCAAGCAGCGGATTTACACGGCCTGGAAGATCTTGGTTACGCGCGGGCGGACAGCCCGCCCATGTATGTGCTGCCGGCGCAGGGGCGGACGTTCGAGGAATACGTGGCGGCGATGAAATCGCATTACCGGCGGATGATTCCCCGTTCCGAACGCAAGTTCGCGAAATCGGGGATTCGCGTTGCTCACCTGAGCGGAGGTGACGCATTTCTGAACGCGTTCACGGACGAAGTGTACGACTTGTATTTGCAGGTCGTTCGTCGCGCCGACATCGTCATGCACGTTTTGCCGGCCGCTTATTTTCGCGCACTCGCACAACAGTTTGGCGAACAGTTCCTTGCGACGATTCTCTATCAAAATGAGCGACCGGTGGGGTTCGCGATCGGTATCATCGCCCACAACTCGTACTATGGGCAGTTCATTGGGCTCGACTACGCCGGGAAAGAGGCGTCGGATCTGTATTTCAATTTGTTTTACGAGAATTTGCGTTTCGCCATGCAGCGGCGCGTGGAGCACGTCTTCATGGGGTCGGACTCCGATCGCTTCAAGCTGCGCCTTGGCTGTCGGCGCTCGCGCCGCCATGTCTACATCCACTTGCACGGCTGGCCCGATCGTCCGTTTCGCCGGACGAAGCGATTGTGGCTGCCACCGATCGAGTACGTGGACCACGAGATGGATGTCTTCCTCGCGCCCGCTGCGTCGATGCCGACTTCCTCAGCGATCGTGCCGTCCGATGGTGGCGGCGCAATTGCCTCGCCGGTGTCGCCCAAAGCTTAAGACTGATCGGCGCCGTTTTCACAGCTTCGGAATCTCGGGCACATCAATCCCTAGCGCCGTGGCCAGGTCGACGGCATGCTCCTGCTCTTCGACCAGGATCTGACGCAGCGTTTCGCACAGCGCGTATTCTTCCAGCGCGTCCGCCTGGCGAATGCGCTGGCGGTAGTTGGCGATCGTCTGCAATTCGTTGTCCAGGTCGAATCGCAGCATCGCTTTGGCGTCTTCCGACGTTTTCACGGGCTTGGGTGTCACGGTCGGCGCGCCTCCCAGATAGTCGATCTGATTAGCGATCTTCAGAGCGTGGGCCAATTCCTCGCCGGCGTGCTTTTCCAGTTCGCCGGCGATGTTCATGTACTCCGCCCCTTTCAGCACCTGGCTGTAGTTCACGTAAGCGATGATCGCCTGGTACTCGCGCGCCAGATCTTCGTTCAGCGCGGCAATGAGCTTTTCGCGAGCGGCCGATTTGTCGTCTGCCATAACGGTAAATCTCCGAAGTTCAGAGGAAGGTTGTTCAAGACATGGTTGTTGGATGGCGAGCCGGTAGCGCCGCGGGCAGTCTGGTTCGCTTCAGTTCGAAATTCCCCTCGTAGCGATCGCCGCCGAAGTTCACGCGAAACAACTCTCCATTGATGCGGCCCCGCCACTGGTACTCGGCGCCCTCAATCACGGCTGTTCCATGCAGGTGATCCGGTGAACCCTGGAACCTCACTCGATAGTCGAAGTCCACGCCTTGCCAGGTGCCGAAGAAGCGGCCTTGCCATTGCTGGTTCGCCTCGGGCGTGATGATGGCCGTCATCACCCCGTCGAGCTTGCGATTGGTCGTCTTCCACGGCCCTGCGAAGACATAGTCCTCGGCCTGGACGTGCTCACCCGCGGCCAGAAGCAGTAACGCGCAAAGCGCCAGTCGCATGGATTGCCTCGACCATGTTCGGCGACGGATCGGTTGACAGGTCGGTTGATTCGCCGCCGACCAGCTTGGGCAAATCGCGCGCCAATCGAAGGGAGGACGCCCAAAAGACGGGGCGCCACGGCGGTCGCCGATCAGTCCGCCACTACCGCGGCGCCTGCGACGGGAATGTGAAGTATGCGGAGTTTTGGCGACCCAATGGCCGAAGTGCCGCCAGCGCGGCCGCCGCCCCACCGCTCTTGTCGTGCGCGCTGCGCAGTTAGTTGCGATCGCGCAGCAGGGCGACGTACATGCGCAGCTCGGCGACTTCCTCGCGCAGCTGCTCGAGCTCGAACCGGACGTTCGACAGGTCCGACTCGACACCCAAATGCTTGGCCTTCTGCAAATTGATCGTGGCCAACTCGACCCGCGCCTTGAGGAGCGCGATTTCCTCGGCGCTGATCGTGCCCGAGAACTGCACGTTCGCCGCCTCGGCCTTGCGCAGGGCTTCTTGTTCTTCGCGCAGCTCGGCCTCGGCGCCCGAGACGAAGATATCGCCGTCGTTGCTCGCGTCGTCGTCGACCAGCTTCACGCGTTCCTGAGCCTCGCGAAGCCCCTCTTGGATGGCCTGGATGACGGTCGGGCGAATCGTATTGGGCAAGCGGCGGTTGGTTTCTTGATACTTGGCCAGCGTGGCTTCCATCACGCGCACGTAGGCCTTGGCGTAGCGCAGATCGAGGTCTTTTTCGGTTGCCTTCTCCTTGGCATCATCCTTCGTGCCGCTTTCGCCGGCGCCTTGCTTTTGCTGCGCGGAGAGAGGAGCGGCCCATTGCAAAAACAGGCTGCTGCCAAGGACCAGACCGGCTACGAAGATCCCTCGTCGATTTCCCATGATATCAACCTCGATCCCTTAAAAGTGATGGCAAGTCGCGCGGGGAAACGCGCGCCCTCGGGGGGCACGGACCACGCGGAAATATAGCTTCCGATTCAGCCGCCGGCATGGCAACGATTTTGACGCCTGCCCGGGCTGCGTGCGGCCAGTTGCAATCGTTACAGCGTGGGGGCCGATAAGGGTTTGCCGATCAAAAGCACGTCGGTGGCCCGTTCCCGCGCCAACCGATACAATTCCTCCGTTCTCTCTTTGGATTTCCAATCTGTTGCGTCGTTTCGCGAGGTTTAACTGCCGTGAACAAAGAGCTTGCCGATCGCGCCAAGGGTATTCGCCAGAGGGTCACCCAACTGCGGGACTCTCTTTGACTTTGACGCGCGGCAACAGCGCGTCACCGCGATCGAAGCGCAGATGAGCGAGCCGGGCTTCTGGGATAAGCCCGAGGCCGCTCAAGCCACGGTGGCCGAGTTGAAAGCCGTATCGGCGATCGTGAAGCCGCTGCGCGAGCTGGTGAAAGCGGTCAGCGACCTGGACGTCATGCTGGAACTGGCCGACGAGGACGAAGGCCTGGCAGCCGAAATTCCGCCGCAGCTCGACCATCTCGAAGCCACGCTCGAAGACCTCGAGCTGAAGGCCCTGCTCAACGGCCCGCACGACCCCAACAACGCCATCCTCTCGATCAACGCCCGCGACGGCGGCACCGACGCCAACGATTGGGCCGAAATGCTGCTGCGGATGTATCTTCATTGGGCCGAGGACAACGGCTACGAAGTCGAGCTGCTCGACCGGCAGGATAACGAAGAGGCCGGCATCAACAACGCCTCGGTCATGATCCGCGGGCCGATGGCCTACGGCTATTTGAAGGGCGAGACCGGCATGCACCGCCTGGTACGGATCAGCCCCTTCAACGCGGAAGGCAAGCGGCAAACCAGCTTCGCGGCGGTCGACGTGTCGCCCGAGGTGGCCGATTCGGTCGAGATCGAAATTCGCGACGAGGACGT
The nucleotide sequence above comes from Pirellulales bacterium. Encoded proteins:
- a CDS encoding DUF1501 domain-containing protein, yielding MSTQGIRHESTCRGLAGSSINRRAFLHTTVAAGGAGVALPQLLAARASARQAGRPARDTAVIQIWLGGGPSQFETYDPKPDAPVEYRGSFGPIATRLSGVQICEVLPRHAQILDRVAILRSVYHNSGDHDAGMYFCVTGKATKFQPSTGSITARVRGANTPGLPAYVHLGFQPVTNLVFVPNFRSGYLGGGYDPFYLTDDPADRKFQVPNLQLADGMTIDRLGDRRSLLAHFDRLRRQSDRSGAMQALDQFDRAAYEMVTGAAAREAFDLSREDTATRERYGLHRWGQSCLLARRLVEAGVTFVTVNFDPHSFSYDQHVNIRKGMQSAGPRMDSAISSLVEDVYQRGLDRQVLVVVWGEFGRTPMVNASAGRDHWGQVMSVLVSGGGLRMGQVIGSSNDKGEVPKDRPITPYDVVATMYRHLGIDPATTFADLSGRPQALLNEGTVIEELV
- a CDS encoding YdjY domain-containing protein, with the protein product MQRGMLAITAVAAVVFLHAAPAAAQKKESTASASSAASNLDPQADRDDTKDPPGTRRLMPDGKVWLDLKNKRVIVVGEVCQREGQMEMFACLKGTKEHESIVAVPTKAHVVHAALIRLGAMPGAAAQFVPKYQPAHGPRVDVTVYWTDEQGKRRQANAQDWIRNVKTGRAMTDYWVFGGSGFWKDDTSGEEFYKAEDGDFICISNFNSAMLDLPVESSQSNEALLFEALTDAIPPLGTKVSVVLTPRLDEKAKSKPPAK
- a CDS encoding YggS family pyridoxal phosphate-dependent enzyme, with translation MSDARRIADNLAHVRERIAAAAARAGRTAEGITLVAVTKYAEEASIETLIDAGCHDLGESRPQQLWQRAERFAHRGIRWHMIGHVQRNKVARTLPLVSLLHSCDSLRLAESIEHTAAEQKIECVPVLVEVNISADPAKHGFAAGEMAASLHRFGEFQRVQVRGLMAMAGRADDAVAARDDFRRLRQLRDDLRAAAPVNVSLDELSMGMSGDYEVAIEEGATIVRVGSALFE
- a CDS encoding DUF167 domain-containing protein, which codes for MIALKSHADGVVLPVRAQPGARRNCITGEHDGHLKVSVTAAPDKGKANQAIIDVLCEHLSLARSQVELLSGATSRIKQFLVRGVSIEELGRRLIQD
- a CDS encoding GNAT family N-acetyltransferase translates to MIETRTYEGDAATIAQFAARIWQGTYAGKMMLPLWDARYFDWQLLAQRPGGRDFLVAAYDGTKLIGSLLGEKFRFRLHGQDFDATMGSWLTVDPDYRRQGIGIKLFEEQRRRHLEHDAKFHLGYGYTGARMSMGPKFWKSFPDNTVLLGHVGFWARMFDPPLVSQWDLTLRDRIGSRILGAFQSRHPKPRRQGVYRRYRPEDLDDCLKLAHGLLDRVDLGYVWSRERLAHQLAGSDMPRTLVAEKDGRVAGFVNWYLLDFLGRYPLPGAMVDLMAFGSMTLSESKDLLRAALDQIVGEGAKFALALRLPCYPFMPLAQTGWITMPRDFSLICVRMDRSFPLDGARRLHVHWR
- a CDS encoding GNAT family N-acetyltransferase, which gives rise to MRYVITPALTGELLHDWLVVSERYDDPYVDPRMIAAVQESMANQARFSNVIVYDEDDHPAAISCFFAERADTLLLAPPRVRRVAQAIRRLRQKFFRFPMLFCGLPASAGWNQLRFRHGTDVPAALQAIHRAQEELRRPARAWATVLMEFDDTQAADLHGLEDLGYARADSPPMYVLPAQGRTFEEYVAAMKSHYRRMIPRSERKFAKSGIRVAHLSGGDAFLNAFTDEVYDLYLQVVRRADIVMHVLPAAYFRALAQQFGEQFLATILYQNERPVGFAIGIIAHNSYYGQFIGLDYAGKEASDLYFNLFYENLRFAMQRRVEHVFMGSDSDRFKLRLGCRRSRRHVYIHLHGWPDRPFRRTKRLWLPPIEYVDHEMDVFLAPAASMPTSSAIVPSDGGGAIASPVSPKA
- a CDS encoding ferritin-like domain-containing protein, yielding MADDKSAAREKLIAALNEDLAREYQAIIAYVNYSQVLKGAEYMNIAGELEKHAGEELAHALKIANQIDYLGGAPTVTPKPVKTSEDAKAMLRFDLDNELQTIANYRQRIRQADALEEYALCETLRQILVEEQEHAVDLATALGIDVPEIPKL
- the prfB gene encoding peptide chain release factor 2 (programmed frameshift), whose translation is MNKELADRAKGIRQRVTQLRDSLDFDARQQRVTAIEAQMSEPGFWDKPEAAQATVAELKAVSAIVKPLRELVKAVSDLDVMLELADEDEGLAAEIPPQLDHLEATLEDLELKALLNGPHDPNNAILSINARDGGTDANDWAEMLLRMYLHWAEDNGYEVELLDRQDNEEAGINNASVMIRGPMAYGYLKGETGMHRLVRISPFNAEGKRQTSFAAVDVSPEVADSVEIEIRDEDVREDVFRASGAGGQHVNKTSSAIRLTHMPTGVVVQCQQERSQHKNRALAQKMLRARLARLEEEKREAEQAAKYQSQAKTGFGSQIRNYFLHPDQRVKDSRTGYAIGNFQSVMDGKIQPFLDAFLRWRAGKPSEDDRESS